GGtgtataaaaactacattttattttaaatttaacataAACCTGTTAATACTTTACTGTACATCAAAGCAACAAATATTTGGAAACCACTGTTACACTGTCCTCAAATGACTTGGGAGAACATAACCATGATATAGTAACTCAAACtggagttaaaataactgtccaCAAATGTGGACACCATGCGTGAAAGGCTAAACTGATTTATAATCTTAGTCACAGTTTGACTTACATAgcctttctgcagttcctcacagctggaatcagtctCTGTCGTCCCTGGTCTGATGTGTTGTACTTCATCAGGTCCAACTCATCCAGAACCTCCTCTGACATCTGCAGTATGtaggccagagctgagcagtggatCTCAGAGAGTTCCTTCTCTGATCTgttctctgacttcaggaactcttggatctcctgatgtactgagtggtcgttcatctccatcagacagtggaagatgttgatgcATCTGTTAGGAGAGATCTTATCACTGTTCGTCACCTTTAAGTTACTTATGACTCTCTGGATGATTTCTggactgttgtctgtctgacccAGCAGGCCTCCTAAGAGTCTTTGGTTAGACTCCaaagagaggccatgaaggaagCGAACAAAGAGGTCAAGATGGCCATTTTTAGTTTCAAGGGATTTCATCATGGCTCCCATCAGAAAGACATCCAGGGATGGGCCAACTTCGTTTCGAAGATACTTAAAAATATTCTTGAGCAAAGACTTTGGTTTTGTATCCCTGTAGTTGTAGTCTTTTAAGAAGTCCTCCAGTACCtctgtgttgctgctggtgtaacagtggaacatgtagactgcagccagaaactcctgaacgctcagatgaacaaagcagtagactgttttctggaagatcacactctctcttttgaagatctctgtacAAACACCTGAATACACCAAGGCCTCTGCGACATCAAGAccacactgctccaggtcttcttggtagaacatgatgtttcctttctccagATGTTCAAACGCCAGCCTCCCCAGCTTCAGAAGAACATTGCTGTCAGCCTCCGTCAGCTCCAGTGGACTCGTCTCATGTCCCTCATCAtacttctgcttcttcctctttgtctgaaccagcaggaagtgtgagtacatgtcagtcagggtcttgggcagctctcctctctggtctgtagtcaacatgtgctccagaactgtagcagtgatccagcagaagactgggattagacacatgatgtggaggctcctGGAGGTCTTGATGTGTGAGATGATTCTGCTGGACAGCTCTTCATCACTGACTCTcctcctgaagtactcctccttctgggCGTCAGTGAAGCCTCGTACTTCTGTTACCCTGTCAACACATGAAGGAgtgatctgattggctgctgcaggtcggGAAGTTATCCAGACGAGAGCCGAGGGAAGCAGATTCCCcttgatgaggtttgtcagcagcaggttgactgatgacttctgtgtgacatcagacacaacctcattgttgtggaaatccaatgaaagtctgctttcatccaggccgtcaaagatgaacaacagtttACAGACAGCGAGCTTCTCTGCTGGGACCTTCTGTAatgttggatggaaaacatggaGCAGCGTGAGAAGACTGTGCTGCTCATCTTTGATCAAGTTCAACTCCCTGAAGGAGAGCATAATCACCAGACTGACATCTTGGTTTTCCAAGCCCTctgcccagtccagagtgaacttctgcaCTGAGAAAGTTTTCCCAACACCAGCGACACCGTTGGTCAGAACCACTCTGATGTGTCTCTGTTGGTCAGGtaaggctttaaagatgtcGTGGCACTTGATTGGAGTTTCACGGAGGGTCTCCATCTTGGAAGCTTTCTCAAGCTGCCTCACCTCATGTTGGGTATTAACCTcttcactctgtccctctgtgatgtagagctcagtgtagatcctgttgaggagggttccacttcctgtttcatcacttccttcAGTCACACATTCGAATCTCCTCCGCAGACTGACCTTATGTTCATCTAAAACCTCCTGCAGACCGCCACTCACTAGGAAAACGTTTttagacaaaaagaaaatgtgacaatctggtaattattttcattaccattaaaaaatgataaatataagAATATATAGAGAAGTAAAAGTTATAAAGTCGAGTTTTGTGGAACATTAGAATGCTCCCTTTTCTCTCATCCTCTGACTGTGTGCCGGTTTCTATGTGTTTGATTGCCAGCAGAGGCTCAGCTTGTCTGCAGTTCGGCATCTgaacagctcactgtggcttTTCCTTCATTcc
The sequence above is drawn from the Micropterus dolomieu isolate WLL.071019.BEF.003 ecotype Adirondacks unplaced genomic scaffold, ASM2129224v1 contig_13356, whole genome shotgun sequence genome and encodes:
- the LOC123966403 gene encoding protein NLRC3-like is translated as SGGLQEVLDEHKVSLRRRFECVTEGSDETGSGTLLNRIYTELYITEGQSEEVNTQHEVRQLEKASKMETLRETPIKCHDIFKALPDQQRHIRVVLTNGVAGVGKTFSVQKFTLDWAEGLENQDVSLVIMLSFRELNLIKDEQHSLLTLLHVFHPTLQKVPAEKLAVCKLLFIFDGLDESRLSLDFHNNEVVSDVTQKSSVNLLLTNLIKGNLLPSALVWITSRPAAANQITPSCVDRVTEVRGFTDAQKEEYFRRRVSDEELSSRIISHIKTSRSLHIMCLIPVFCWITATVLEHMLTTDQRGELPKTLTDMYSHFLLVQTKRKKQKYDEGHETSPLELTEADSNVLLKLGRLAFEHLEKGNIMFYQEDLEQCGLDVAEALVYSGVCTEIFKRESVIFQKTVYCFVHLSVQEFLAAVYMFHCYTSSNTEVLEDFLKDYNYRDTKPKSLLKNIFKYLRNEVGPSLDVFLMGAMMKSLETKNGHLDLFVRFLHGLSLESNQRLLGGLLGQTDNSPEIIQRVISNLKVTNSDKISPNRCINIFHCLMEMNDHSVHQEIQEFLKSENRSEKELSEIHCSALAYILQMSEEVLDELDLMKYNTSDQGRQRLIPAVRNCRKAILSSCRLSEISCASVASALKSNPSHLRELQLSGNKLQDSVVKLFCDFLESQDCRLETLRLQGCSLSEISCASLASSLKSNPSHLRELELSENKLQDSGVKLLCGFLESPHCRLETLR